The Mercurialis annua linkage group LG8, ddMerAnnu1.2, whole genome shotgun sequence genome window below encodes:
- the LOC126660864 gene encoding structure-specific endonuclease subunit slx1 has product MILSKTFRSIKSPIFNKSKLPSSEDPSSSSSSSTLIIPISRVRSWCVYLILSTNPPIKTYVGVTNHFSRRLNQHNGELKGGAKASRAGRPWVCACIVHGFNDRSEACEFESKWKNLSRKLHRKGKSDGETKQSVDASHALLQHRQKALDRTKDSFDCSHLEIDWKINTS; this is encoded by the exons ATGATTCTTTCTAAGACATTTCGGTCGATAAAATCTCCGATctttaacaaatcaaaactgCCCTCATCAGAAGAcccatcatcatcttcttcttcttcaacatTAATAATACCGATTTCAAGAGTGAGATCATGGTGTGTGTATCTTATTCTTTCCACAAACCCTCCCATCAAAACCTATGTTGGTGTCACCAACCATTTCTCTCGCCG CTTGAATCAACATAATGGTGAACTTAAAGGTGGAGCAAAAGCATCCCGTGCAGGAAGGCCATGGGTCTGTGCATGCATTGTTCATGGCTTTAATGATCGAAGTGAAG CTTGTGAGTTTGAATCAAAATGGAAAAATTTGTCAAGAAAATTGCATAGAAAAGGTAAAAGTGATGGTGAAACGAAGCAGAGTGTTGATGCATCACATGCGTTGCTGCAGCACAGGCAAAAAGCCCTTGATAGAACTAAAGATTCATTTGATTGCAGTCACTTGGAGATTGACTGGAAAATTAATACTTCCTAA